The following coding sequences lie in one Falco naumanni isolate bFalNau1 chromosome 18, bFalNau1.pat, whole genome shotgun sequence genomic window:
- the LOC121099078 gene encoding membrane primary amine oxidase-like isoform X1, with protein MNPKLPYVLLVGAAVIIFILSCMLLSRGRQSPSCDSQPHVVEKMGSTSQSLVFADLTPEELAQVVRYLQGNLGVPLVDASRAKPSDNCIASVDLQVPAKAEVLRFLDEGGARPPREALAVLYFGNQPEPNVTEYVVGPLPTPAYHRDVTVQKYGGKVPYHRRLMLGSENEQVGAFLEKVAFAAAPTFLKEVFEYDGTNVAFQIAAPHGFRSGDRKSWFVLFQNVSGFFVHPVGLEVLVDHSSLDISRWAVSKVFYNGQYYRDMIQLESAYVQGRISVEKVKKAPRDGDFSSMKPRAPSAALFPLQYEPQGPRYSVRDNRVLFQAWSFAFGMSVHRGLRLFDIRHKGERVAYEISVQEALSVYGSNCPGGMSTRYMDGSFGIGHYTSPLVRGVDCPYLATYRDVHYLAHSQVSRVSKSALCIFEQNLGSPLRRHYSNLQSLFYGGLVNSVLVIRSITTIGNYDYVWDFIFYQNGAIEGKVQATGYASSSFLHGDGLRYGNRVWEHTLGTVHTHSINYKVDLDVGGRSGSSFNACCYTGKP; from the coding sequence ATGAACCCCAAACTTCCCTACGTTCTCCTGGTCGGGGCTGCCGTGATAATCTTCATTCTCTCCTgcatgctgctgagcagggggaGGCAATCGCCCAGCTGTGATTCCCAGCCCCACGTCGTGGAGAAGATGGGATCCACAAGCCAGAGCCTGGTCTTTGCCGACCTGACGCCCGAAGAGCTGGCGCAGGTGGTGCGGTACCTGCAGGGGAACCTCGGGGTGCCGCTGGTCGACGCCTCGCGTGCGAAACCCTCGGACAACTGCATCGCCTCCGTGGACCTGCAGGTCCCCGCCAAGGCAGAGGTGCTGCGGTTCCTGGATGAGGGGGGGGCCCGACCCCCGCGGGAGGCGCTGGCTGTGCTCTACTTTGGGAACCAGCCAGAGCCCAACGTCACCGAGTACGTGGTGGGTCCGCTGCCGACACCGGCGTATCACCGGGACGTCACAGTGCAGAAGTACGGGGGGAAGGTGCCGTATCACCGCAGACTGATGCTGGGCAGTGAGAACGAGCAGGTGGGAGCGTTCTTAGAGAAGGTGGCATTTGCTGCAGCCCCGACCTTCCTGAAAGAAGTCTTTGAGTACGACGGCACCAACGTGGCATTTCAGATCGCAGCTCCTCACGGGTTCCGGTCTGGAGACCGTAAGTCCTGGTTCGTTTTGTTTCAGAACGTGAGCGGGTTCTTCGTGCACCCGGtggggctggaggtgctggtggacCACAGCAGCCTGGACATCTCCCGGTGGGCGGTGAGCAAGGTGTTCTACAACGGGCAGTACTACAGGGACATGATTCAGCTGGAGAGCGCCTACGTGCAGGGTCGCATCAGCGTGGAGAAGGTGAAGAAGGCGCCGCGGGATGGGGACTTCTCGTCCATGAAGCCCCGTGCGCCTTCGGCCGCGCTGTTCCCTTTGCAGTACGAGCCCCAGGGTCCGCGCTACAGCGTCAGGGACAACCGTGTCCTCTTCCAGGCCTGGAGCTTTGCCTTTGGGATGAGCGTGCACAGGGGCCTGCGCCTGTTTGACATCCGACACAAGGGGGAGAGGGTTGCCTATGAAATCAGCGTCCAAGAGGCGCTGTCAGTGTATGGCTCCAACTGCCCTGGAGGGATGTCAACGCGGTACATGGACGGGAGCTTTGGCATCGGGCACTACACCTCCCCCTTGGTGCGAGGCGTGGACTGCCCCTATTTAGCAACGTACCGGGACGTGCACTACCTTGCTCATTCCCAGGTCTCTAGAGTTAGTAAAAGTGCCCTCTGCATCTTTGAGCAGAACCTGGGCTCCCCTCTGAGGCGCCACTACTCCAACCTGCAGTCGCTGTTCTACGGGGGGCTGGTCAACTCTGTTCTGGTCATTCGGTCCATCACCACCATCGGCAACTACGACTACGTGTGGGACTTCATCTTCTACCAGAACGGGGCCATCGAAGGCAAGGTCCAGGCCACGGGCTATGCGAGTTCATCCTTTCTCCACGGGGATGGCCTGAGATACGGCAATAGGGTTTGGGAGCACACGCTGGGTACGGTACACACCCATTCCATCAACTATAAAGTGGACTTGGACGTGGGAGGTAGGTCTGGGTCTTCCTTTAATGCCTGTTGTTATACTGGTAAACCCTAG
- the AOC2 gene encoding retina-specific copper amine oxidase isoform X1, with product MNPKLPYVLLVGAAVIIFILSCMLLSRGRQSPSCDSQPHVVEKMGSTSQSLVFADLTPEELAQVVRYLQGNLGVPLVDASRAKPSDNCIASVDLQVPAKAEVLRFLDGGGARPPREALAVLYFGNQPEPNVTEYVVGPLPTPAYHRDITVQKYGGKVPYHRRPMLGSENEQVGAFLEKVAFAAAPTFLKEVFEYDGTNVAFQIAAPHGFRSGDRKSWFVLFQNVSGFFVHPMGLEVLVDHSSLDISRWAVSKVFYNGQYYRDMIQLESAYVQGRISVEKVKAAPRDGDFSSMKPRAPSAALFPLQYEPQGPRYSVRDNRVLFQAWSFAFGMSVHRGLRLFDIRHKGERVAYEISVQEALSVYGSNCPGGMSTRYMDGSFGIGHYTSPLVRGVDCPYSATYVDTHSLSGTLKPSKRKASLCIFEQNLGSPLRRHYSNLQSLFYGGLVNSALVVRSIVTVGNHNYVWDFIFYQNGAIEGKVQATGYASSSFLHGDGLRYGNRVWEHTLGTIRTHSINYKVDLDVGGVKNSLVAHDMAFEMVRAPWSPEQQIERPRLTKKVLDTEDQAAFRLQSKMPRYIYFAANSKNKWGHQRGYRIQITSFAGDHVPEASSMERAISWARYQLAVTRRKEEEPTSTSIYNQNDPWTPTVAFADFINNETITNEDLVAWITAGFLHIPHSEDIPNTVTVGNAVGFLLRPYNYYDLDPSIYSHDGVFFTSEQDFMACEINPVACLPKTASCLPNFPPFTYDGFQNMSRI from the exons ATGAACCCCAAACTTCCCTACGTTCTCCTGGTCGGGGCTGCCGTGATAATCTTCATTCTCTCCTgcatgctgctgagcagggggaGGCAATCGCCCAGCTGTGATTCCCAGCCCCACGTCGTGGAGAAGATGGGATCCACAAGCCAGAGCCTGGTCTTTGCCGACCTGACGCCCGAAGAGCTGGCGCAGGTGGTGCGGTACCTGCAGGGGAACCTCGGGGTGCCGCTGGTCGACGCCTCGCGTGCGAAACCCTCGGACAACTGCATCGCCTCCGTGGACCTGCAGGTCCCCGCCAAGGCAGAGGTGCTGCGGTTCCTGGATGGCGGGGGGGCCCGACCCCCGCGGGAGGCGCTGGCTGTGCTCTACTTTGGGAACCAGCCGGAGCCCAACGTCACCGAGTACGTGGTGGGTCCGCTGCCGACACCGGCGTATCACCGGGACATCACGGTGCAGAAGTATGGGGGGAAGGTGCCGTATCACCGCAGACCGATGCTGGGCAGTGAGAACGAGCAGGTGGGAGCGTTCTTAGAGAAGGTGGCGTTTGCTGCAGCCCCGACCTTCCTGAAAGAAGTCTTTGAGTACGACGGCACCAACGTGGCATTTCAGATCGCAGCTCCTCACGGGTTCCGGTCTGGAGACCGTAAGTCCTGGTTCGTTTTGTTTCAGAACGTGAGCGGGTTCTTTGTGCACCCGAtggggctggaggtgctggtggacCACAGCAGCCTGGACATCTCCCGGTGGGCGGTGAGCAAGGTGTTCTACAACGGGCAGTACTACAGGGACATGATTCAGCTGGAGAGCGCCTACGTGCAGGGTCGCATCAGCGTGGAGAAGGTGAAGGCGGCGCCGCGGGACGGGGACTTCTCGTCCATGAAGCCCCGTGCGCCTTCGGCCGCGCTGTTCCCTTTGCAGTACGAGCCCCAGGGTCCGCGCTACAGCGTCAGGGACAACCGTGTCCTCTTCCAGGCCTGGAGCTTTGCCTTTGGGATGAGCGTGCACAGGGGCCTGCGCCTGTTTGACATCCGACACAAGGGGGAGAGGGTTGCCTATGAAATCAGCGTCCAAGAGGCGCTGTCAGTGTATGGCTCCAACTGCCCTGGAGGGATGTCAACGCGGTACATGGACGGGAGCTTTGGCATCGGGCACTACACCTCCCCCTTGGTGCGAGGCGTGGACTGCCCGTACTCGGCCACCTACGTGGACACACACTCTCTGTCTGGGACCCTGAAGCCCAGCAAAAGAAAGGCTTCCCTCTGCATCTTTGAGCAGAACCTGGGCTCCCCTCTGAGGCGCCACTACTCCAACCTGCAGTCGCTGTTCTACGGGGGGCTGGTCAACTCTGCTCTGGTTGTTCGGTCCATCGTGACTGTTGGCAACCACAACTACGTGTGGGACTTCATCTTCTACCAGAACGGGGCCATCGAAGGCAAGGTCCAGGCCACGGGCTATGCGAGTTCATCCTTTCTCCACGGGGATGGCTTGAGATACGGCAATAGGGTTTGGGAGCACACGCTGGGTACGATACGCACCCATTCCATCAACTATAAAGTGGACTTGGACGTGGGAG GGGTGAAGAACTCCCTGGTGGCCCATGACATGGCATTTGAGATGGTGCGGGCTCCCTGGAGCCCAGAGCAGCAGATAGAGCGGCCAAGACTCACCAAGAAAGTCCTGGACACGGAGGACCAGGCTGCATTCCGGCTCCAGTCGAAGATGCCCAGATACATCTACTttgcagccaacagcaaaaACAAGTGGGGCCACCAGCGTGGTTACAGGATCCAGATCACCAGTTTTGCGGGGGACCACGTCCCCGAAGCCAGCTCCATGGAGAGGGCCATCAGCTGGGCAAG GTACCAGCTGGCCGTCACCCGGCGGAAGGAGGAGGaacccaccagcaccagcatctACAACCAGAATGACCCCTGGACACCCACCGTCGCCTTCGCCGACTTCATCAACAACGAGACCATCACCAACGAG GACCTGGTTGCCTGGATAACCGCTGGTTTCCTTCACATCCCCCACTCCGAGGATATTCCCAACACTGTGACGGTGGGCAACGCGGTCGGTTTTCTCCTGAGACCCTACAACTACTACGACCTGGACCCCTCCATATACTCGCACGATGGCGTGTTCTTCACCAGCGAGCAGGACTTCATGGCGTGTGAAATCAACCCTGTTGCCTGCCTGCCCAAAACCGCCTCGTGTCTGCCAAACTTTCCCCCGTTCACCTACGACGGTTTCCAAAATATGAGCAGGATTTAA
- the AOC2 gene encoding retina-specific copper amine oxidase isoform X2, translating into MIQLESAYVQGRISVEKAWSFAFGMSVHRGLRLFDIRHKGERVAYEISVQEALSVYGSNCPGGMSTRYMDGSFGIGHYTSPLVRGVDCPYSATYVDTHSLSGTLKPSKRKASLCIFEQNLGSPLRRHYSNLQSLFYGGLVNSALVVRSIVTVGNHNYVWDFIFYQNGAIEGKVQATGYASSSFLHGDGLRYGNRVWEHTLGTIRTHSINYKVDLDVGGVKNSLVAHDMAFEMVRAPWSPEQQIERPRLTKKVLDTEDQAAFRLQSKMPRYIYFAANSKNKWGHQRGYRIQITSFAGDHVPEASSMERAISWARYQLAVTRRKEEEPTSTSIYNQNDPWTPTVAFADFINNETITNEDLVAWITAGFLHIPHSEDIPNTVTVGNAVGFLLRPYNYYDLDPSIYSHDGVFFTSEQDFMACEINPVACLPKTASCLPNFPPFTYDGFQNMSRI; encoded by the exons ATGATTCAGCTGGAGAGCGCCTACGTGCAGGGTCGCATCAGCGTGGAGAAG GCCTGGAGCTTTGCCTTTGGGATGAGCGTGCACAGGGGCCTGCGCCTGTTTGACATCCGACACAAGGGGGAGAGGGTTGCCTATGAAATCAGCGTCCAAGAGGCGCTGTCAGTGTATGGCTCCAACTGCCCTGGAGGGATGTCAACGCGGTACATGGACGGGAGCTTTGGCATCGGGCACTACACCTCCCCCTTGGTGCGAGGCGTGGACTGCCCGTACTCGGCCACCTACGTGGACACACACTCTCTGTCTGGGACCCTGAAGCCCAGCAAAAGAAAGGCTTCCCTCTGCATCTTTGAGCAGAACCTGGGCTCCCCTCTGAGGCGCCACTACTCCAACCTGCAGTCGCTGTTCTACGGGGGGCTGGTCAACTCTGCTCTGGTTGTTCGGTCCATCGTGACTGTTGGCAACCACAACTACGTGTGGGACTTCATCTTCTACCAGAACGGGGCCATCGAAGGCAAGGTCCAGGCCACGGGCTATGCGAGTTCATCCTTTCTCCACGGGGATGGCTTGAGATACGGCAATAGGGTTTGGGAGCACACGCTGGGTACGATACGCACCCATTCCATCAACTATAAAGTGGACTTGGACGTGGGAG GGGTGAAGAACTCCCTGGTGGCCCATGACATGGCATTTGAGATGGTGCGGGCTCCCTGGAGCCCAGAGCAGCAGATAGAGCGGCCAAGACTCACCAAGAAAGTCCTGGACACGGAGGACCAGGCTGCATTCCGGCTCCAGTCGAAGATGCCCAGATACATCTACTttgcagccaacagcaaaaACAAGTGGGGCCACCAGCGTGGTTACAGGATCCAGATCACCAGTTTTGCGGGGGACCACGTCCCCGAAGCCAGCTCCATGGAGAGGGCCATCAGCTGGGCAAG GTACCAGCTGGCCGTCACCCGGCGGAAGGAGGAGGaacccaccagcaccagcatctACAACCAGAATGACCCCTGGACACCCACCGTCGCCTTCGCCGACTTCATCAACAACGAGACCATCACCAACGAG GACCTGGTTGCCTGGATAACCGCTGGTTTCCTTCACATCCCCCACTCCGAGGATATTCCCAACACTGTGACGGTGGGCAACGCGGTCGGTTTTCTCCTGAGACCCTACAACTACTACGACCTGGACCCCTCCATATACTCGCACGATGGCGTGTTCTTCACCAGCGAGCAGGACTTCATGGCGTGTGAAATCAACCCTGTTGCCTGCCTGCCCAAAACCGCCTCGTGTCTGCCAAACTTTCCCCCGTTCACCTACGACGGTTTCCAAAATATGAGCAGGATTTAA
- the LOC121099078 gene encoding membrane primary amine oxidase-like isoform X2: MNPKLPYVLLVGAAVIIFILSCMLLSRGRQSPSCDSQPHVVEKMGSTSQSLVFADLTPEELAQVVRYLQGNLGVPLVDASRAKPSDNCIASVDLQVPAKAEVLRFLDEGGARPPREALAVLYFGNQPEPNVTEYVVGPLPTPAYHRDVTVQKYGGKVPYHRRLMLGSENEQVGAFLEKVAFAAAPTFLKEVFEYDGTNVAFQIAAPHGFRSGDRKSWFVLFQNVSGFFVHPVGLEVLVDHSSLDISRWAVSKVFYNGQYYRDMIQLESAYVQGRISVEKAWSFAFGMSVHRGLRLFDIRHKGERVAYEISVQEALSVYGSNCPGGMSTRYMDGSFGIGHYTSPLVRGVDCPYLATYRDVHYLAHSQVSRVSKSALCIFEQNLGSPLRRHYSNLQSLFYGGLVNSVLVIRSITTIGNYDYVWDFIFYQNGAIEGKVQATGYASSSFLHGDGLRYGNRVWEHTLGTVHTHSINYKVDLDVGGRSGSSFNACCYTGKP; encoded by the exons ATGAACCCCAAACTTCCCTACGTTCTCCTGGTCGGGGCTGCCGTGATAATCTTCATTCTCTCCTgcatgctgctgagcagggggaGGCAATCGCCCAGCTGTGATTCCCAGCCCCACGTCGTGGAGAAGATGGGATCCACAAGCCAGAGCCTGGTCTTTGCCGACCTGACGCCCGAAGAGCTGGCGCAGGTGGTGCGGTACCTGCAGGGGAACCTCGGGGTGCCGCTGGTCGACGCCTCGCGTGCGAAACCCTCGGACAACTGCATCGCCTCCGTGGACCTGCAGGTCCCCGCCAAGGCAGAGGTGCTGCGGTTCCTGGATGAGGGGGGGGCCCGACCCCCGCGGGAGGCGCTGGCTGTGCTCTACTTTGGGAACCAGCCAGAGCCCAACGTCACCGAGTACGTGGTGGGTCCGCTGCCGACACCGGCGTATCACCGGGACGTCACAGTGCAGAAGTACGGGGGGAAGGTGCCGTATCACCGCAGACTGATGCTGGGCAGTGAGAACGAGCAGGTGGGAGCGTTCTTAGAGAAGGTGGCATTTGCTGCAGCCCCGACCTTCCTGAAAGAAGTCTTTGAGTACGACGGCACCAACGTGGCATTTCAGATCGCAGCTCCTCACGGGTTCCGGTCTGGAGACCGTAAGTCCTGGTTCGTTTTGTTTCAGAACGTGAGCGGGTTCTTCGTGCACCCGGtggggctggaggtgctggtggacCACAGCAGCCTGGACATCTCCCGGTGGGCGGTGAGCAAGGTGTTCTACAACGGGCAGTACTACAGGGACATGATTCAGCTGGAGAGCGCCTACGTGCAGGGTCGCATCAGCGTGGAGAAG GCCTGGAGCTTTGCCTTTGGGATGAGCGTGCACAGGGGCCTGCGCCTGTTTGACATCCGACACAAGGGGGAGAGGGTTGCCTATGAAATCAGCGTCCAAGAGGCGCTGTCAGTGTATGGCTCCAACTGCCCTGGAGGGATGTCAACGCGGTACATGGACGGGAGCTTTGGCATCGGGCACTACACCTCCCCCTTGGTGCGAGGCGTGGACTGCCCCTATTTAGCAACGTACCGGGACGTGCACTACCTTGCTCATTCCCAGGTCTCTAGAGTTAGTAAAAGTGCCCTCTGCATCTTTGAGCAGAACCTGGGCTCCCCTCTGAGGCGCCACTACTCCAACCTGCAGTCGCTGTTCTACGGGGGGCTGGTCAACTCTGTTCTGGTCATTCGGTCCATCACCACCATCGGCAACTACGACTACGTGTGGGACTTCATCTTCTACCAGAACGGGGCCATCGAAGGCAAGGTCCAGGCCACGGGCTATGCGAGTTCATCCTTTCTCCACGGGGATGGCCTGAGATACGGCAATAGGGTTTGGGAGCACACGCTGGGTACGGTACACACCCATTCCATCAACTATAAAGTGGACTTGGACGTGGGAGGTAGGTCTGGGTCTTCCTTTAATGCCTGTTGTTATACTGGTAAACCCTAG
- the LOC121099176 gene encoding membrane primary amine oxidase-like, whose translation MNVKAVLILLVLALATIFALVCVLLTRGRAPSTCQHQPPEQDGADDGQSLVFADLTPEELAQVVRYLQGNLGVPLVDASRAKPSDNCIASVDLQVPAKAEVLRFLDGGGARPPREALAVLYFGNQPEPNVTEYVVGPLPTPAYHRDVTVQKYGGKVPYHRRPTLAVEYKQIAGFLKTQVFSAAPSFMHQNVSGFFVHPVGLEVLVDHSSLDISRWAVSKVFYNGQYYRDMIQLESAYVQGRISVEKAWSFAFGMSVHRGLRLFDIRHKGERVAYEISVQEALSVYGSNCPGGMSTRYMDGSFGIGHYTSPLVRGVDCPYLATYRDVHYLAHSQVSRVSKSALCIFEQNLGSPLRRHYSNLQSLFYGGLVNSVLVIRSIATIGNYDYVWDFIFYQNGAIEGKVQATGYASSSFLHGDGLRYGNRVWEHTLGTVHTHSINYKVDLDVGGRSGSSFNACCYTGNP comes from the exons ATGAACGTGAAAGCTGTGCTGATCCTCCTCGTCCTGGCTTTAGCCACGATATTTGCTTTAGTCTGTGTGTTGCTGACCAGAGGGAGGGcccccagcacctgccagcaccagcccccgGAGCAGGATGGCGCCGATGATGGGCAGAGCCTGGTCTTTGCCGACCTGACGCCCGAAGAGCTGGCGCAGGTGGTGCGGTACCTGCAGGGGAACCTCGGGGTGCCGCTGGTCGACGCCTCGCGTGCGAAACCCTCGGACAACTGCATCGCCTCCGTGGACCTGCAGGTCCCCGCCAAGGCAGAGGTGCTGCGGTTCCTGGATGGCGGGGGGGCCCGACCCCCGCGGGAGGCGCTGGCTGTGCTCTACTTTGGGAACCAGCCGGAGCCCAACGTCACCGAGTACGTGGTGGGTCCGCTGCCGACACCGGCGTATCACCGGGACGTCACGGTGCAGAAGTACGGGGGGAAGGTGCCGTATCACCGCAGACCAACGCTGGCTGTTGAATACAAACAGATCGCAGGGTTTTTAAAAACCCAAGTGTTCTCCGCAGCTCCATCTTTCATGCATCAA AACGTGAGCGGGTTCTTCGTGCACCCGGtggggctggaggtgctggtggacCACAGCAGCCTGGACATCTCCCGGTGGGCGGTGAGCAAGGTGTTCTACAACGGGCAGTACTACAGGGACATGATTCAGCTGGAGAGCGCCTACGTGCAGGGTCGCATCAGCGTGGAGAAG GCCTGGAGCTTTGCCTTTGGGATGAGCGTGCACAGGGGCCTGCGCCTGTTTGACATCCGACACAAGGGGGAGAGGGTTGCCTATGAAATCAGCGTCCAAGAGGCGCTGTCAGTGTATGGCTCCAACTGCCCTGGAGGGATGTCAACGCGGTACATGGACGGGAGCTTTGGCATCGGGCACTACACCTCCCCCTTGGTGCGAGGCGTGGACTGCCCCTATTTAGCAACGTACCGGGACGTGCACTACCTTGCTCATTCCCAGGTCTCTAGAGTTAGTAAAAGTGCCCTCTGCATCTTTGAGCAGAACCTGGGCTCCCCTCTGAGGCGCCACTACTCCAACCTGCAGTCGCTGTTCTACGGGGGGCTGGTCAACTCTGTTCTGGTCATTCGGTCCATCGCCACCATCGGCAACTACGACTACGTGTGGGACTTCATCTTCTACCAGAACGGGGCCATCGAAGGCAAGGTCCAGGCCACGGGCTATGCGAGTTCATCCTTTCTCCACGGGGATGGCTTGAGATACGGCAATAGGGTTTGGGAGCACACGCTGGGTACGGTACACACCCATTCCATCAACTATAAAGTGGACTTGGACGTCGGAGGTAGGTCTGGGTCTTCCTTTAATGCCTGTTGTTATACTGGTAATCCCTAG